The Corynebacterium callunae DSM 20147 genomic sequence CATTGATCATCAGTGGCGAACCCTCAAAAGCTGAGAGTCGCTTCCCCAGCATGGGCATGGCAGTAATGCCCAATACCGGCTGTTCATCAACCACCAAAGACACCAAAATTGCGCTCATCGGATTGCTGGCTGCAAAATTTGCGGTGCCATCAATAGGATCAATCACCCAGCGGGTGCCAGAGCTAGCTCCGCCCGCTTCCTCACCAATTACTGGAATGCCCGTCATCATTTCCAACATGGAACGCATATGAGATTCGATCTCAAGATCCACCTTGGTAGCAAAGTCCCCAGGGGACTTCATGTGGGCAGGCGAAGCACCGAAGCCCTTGATAAAAAGAGCCTCGGCATCATCTACGACGGCCTCAGCAATGGCCAACATCCCGCGCGCATCCATGTTTTAACCGAGCTTTTCGACGGCCGCAAGCGCCTCAGCAAGGGTGAATTTGTGCTCATATAGTGCCTTGCCGATGATGACAGAATCAATGCCCTCATCCTGGTACTTGGCAAGTTCAAGAACATCTTCCAGCTTGGAGATTCCACCAGAAGCCACAATTGGTGCATCAGTGGCAGCTGCAACATCGCGCAGTAACTCCACATTGGGTCCACTCAGGGTGCCATCTTTGGAGACATCGGTGACTACAAAGCGTGCACAACCTTGGGAATCAAGACGCTCGAGCACCTCCCAGAGGTCTCCACCATCGGAAACCCAGCCATTGCCACGGGTGCGCCATTCGCCTTCTTCCAGACGCACGGCAATATCCACGGCGATCTTATCGCCATAGCGGGCAATAACATCGGCAATCCACTCTGGTTTTTCCAATGCAGCGGTACCAATATTGACGCGGCGTGCACCTGTCGCAAGGGCACGCTCGAGGGAGGCATCGTCGCGGATACCACCGGTGAGCTCAACATCGATATCAAGCTTGCCCACGATTTCAGCCATCATCTCGTGGTTGGAGCCACGGTTAAATGCGGCATCAAGGTCAACAAAGTGCAGCCATTGAGCACCCTGTTCCTGCCACTTAAGGGCGGATTCTAAAGGGGTGCCATAGTTCTTTTCCGTTCCTGCTTCACCTTGGTCCAGACGCACGGCCTGGCCATTAACTACATCAACTGCGGGAAGAATATTAAAAGTCATATGTATTGGTCCTTACGTTTAGATATAGCTAATCCAGTTGCGCAGCAATTGCGCGCCGGCATCGCCGGACTTTTCGGGGTGGAATTGGGTAGCCCACAATGCCCCATTTTCTACTGCCGCTACAAAGCGGTCATCTTCGTGCTGGCTCCACGTCACCTTTGGAGGTGTGGTGAGGTCATCAGTTTCTAAAGTCCACTTGCGCACACCATAGGAGTGCACAAAGTAGAAGCGTTCATCTGCGCTAAGACCTGCGAACATATCAGAGCCGGTGGGCACCTCAACGGTATTCCAGCCCATGTGCGGCAGGATTTTGGTCTGTAGCTTTTCAACTTTTCCAGGCCATTCGCCACAACCTGCTGCCTTAATACCGTGCTCTTCGCCCTCTTCAAAAAGGATCTGCATGCCAACGCAGATGCCCATTACAGGACGTCCGCCGGCAAGTCGCTGCCCGATAATTCGATGCCCATAAACGGCATTGAGGCCTTTCATACAAGCATCAAATGCTCCAACGCCGGGGACCAAAAGGCCATCGGCGTTGGTTGCGATATCAGGATCGGAGGTCACGATAACCTCGGCACCAGCGCGTTCAAGGGCACGCTGGGCGGAGCGGAGATTACCGGATCCATAGTCGAGAAGGGCGACGGTTTTGGTCATATCGATAGTTTAGGACACAGGTCAAGAGCGACAAGCACCGCAACCTATTTTCATGCTCAAAAGGCTTAAAACCCTACTTTTCCATACCTTCTTAATGCTGCGGTTTTTCGTCGAAAAGCTCTGGTTTGCGCTTGCCAACCTGCCTAAAACTCTGAACCGCTTTGCGGGCCACTGGGACTTGGCGCAGGCGGGCGCGGGTGTTGTTGAATTCGGTGATGCGGTATTTGCCCACAATGCGGTCAGCCACGGTGAGCACAATGCCAAAGGCAATCACTGCGGCTCCGGCGGCAAAGGCACCGCTATAAGCCAAGGCAGCGACCACAATTCCCAAAATAAAACTGCCCAAACCGGTGCCTGCGTCATAGGAAATATTCCACATTGCAGAAGCTTCCGAGACCCTTGAACGAGGCAATCTGAAGAACATGGACAACAGCGCTTCATTTTGCACCATGCCAAAACCACCGCCAAACATGATGGCACCAAGCACCAATAGCCACACTGACCAGCCCTGATAGATTGTCGCAGCAATAAGGACTACTCCAATAAAGCCGGAAATCTGCGCTGGAATCATGGTGGTTCCTGGAATGCCACGACGATCGGAAATCACACCGGATAAATAGCGGAAGACCATGGCAGATCCGCCGGTGAGCGACAAAATAATGCCGGCTAGGGCGGCTCCCAAAGCGGGGTCAAGTTCAATAACGGCAGCTGGCAGGAAGGAAGAAACCGCACCAAAGGTCATGGACAATGAGGTCACGGCTAATGCAGGGATAAGGACCAATTTCCAGGTAGGCACCTCTGCTTGAGGTTCTGCTGCGGCGCCCTCGAGGGGTTGCGGTGCAGCTTTGGCAGCAGCTTTAATGCGTGGAATACGCAGGCACATGAGCGCAGCAATTAGCGCAATTCCCGCGCCGATGAGATACACCAGGTCATAGCCAAATTTAGCGCCCAGAGCTAGACCGGTGGGTAGGAATAGCATTTGAGAAAGTCCAATATAAACGCCCAACATGCCAGAGGCCTTGCCCAAAAAGCGCGCTGGTACGAGCTCTGCAATGAGCGCAGACTCGGCGACAGTTAATGCACCGAAGCCAATGCCTCTTAGTGCTGAAACCAGCAGCACTGGCGCTGGCTCCATGCTGAAAATATAGCCAATGGCCGGCACACCCAACATAAATGCTGCGAAGGTCATCACTGGGGTATAACCAATTCTGCGCAGTGCTGCGGGTGTAAAAATTTGGGTGACAACAGTTGCTGCCATAAAAATGCCAGTGGTGGCACCAGCCAATGCGCTGGAGCCATCTGCGCTAAGCACTGCCAAAGGAACTACTGGCAATAAGAGAGACCAGCTGCCAAAGGCTGCGGCAACCGCAACCATGACAGCTACAAACCCTGGGCTTTGCCACATGCTGGGTAGTTGTTCGATCTCAGCGCGTGTTAAAGCCCTAGATTCCAATTAAGTCATCTCTCCGATCATCCATAAAATTCCGCCGACTATAGCTGCAATGGCGATGATTCCAGCTAGCACCATCAACAAGGTGTTTTTTGCTTTATAAGCAGACCAGGCACCGCCCGCAAAAAGTCCGGCAATGATAAAAAGTGCATAAATCATCCAACGGTTACTGCCGTCGGTGGTGGTCTGCATTGACGCAGTGACCATATCAGACACTGTCAAGGATTTCATCTGCTAAAGCGCACCCTTCGTGGATGGGATACCAGTTTGGCGAGGGTCCATCTCCACTGCTCCCCGGAGGGCGCGAGCTACAGCCTTGTATTCCGCCTCAGTGATGTGGTGTGGATCGCGACCATAGTGGCAGATCACATGCAGGGTGATCCGAGAGTTTAGTGCCAAGGTTTCAAAGAAATGCTCATTAATCACGGTGGCATAGTGTCCGCCGATAACTGAGGTGATCATATGATCTGGTTCACCAGTGATCACAAAGTAGGGGCGTCCGGAAATATCCACCACGGATTCCACCAACGCCTCATCCATTGGCAATTGGCAAGAAGCGAAGCGTCGGATGCCCTTCTTATCACCAATGGCATCAAGCAAGGCTTGGCCTAATACAATCGCGGTGTCTTCTACCGTGTGGTGGGCATCAATTTCGATATCCCCCTTGGCATGAACTTTCAGGTCAAAGCTGCCATGCACACCAAAAGCGGTAAGCATGTGATCAAAAAATGGCAAGCCAGTATCAATATCTACTTTTCCGCTGCCATCGAGGTTAATTTCAACGGAAATATCAGACTCACTAGTGGTGCGGGAAGCGCGACCAATTCGAGGGGTCATAAGGGATTCCTCTTCCTAAAGATTCTTATCAAAAACGGTCTGCGCGGCTGCCAAGAAAGCATCATTTTCCTCAGGCAATCCAATGGTGGTGCGCAAATGTCCAGCTACACCCACATCACGAATCAACACACCCTGATCCAAAAATTCCTGCCAGGCAACATGCTGATCCGCAAAACGGCCAAAGAACACAAAATTAGACTCACTTGGCACAACCTCAAAACCGATTTCCAGCAGGGCAGCTACTACCCTGTCGCGTTCTTGAGAGAGCTTTTCGACGGTGGCCAGCGTGTCAGCACTGTGGCGCAGCGCCACGATTGCGGCTGCTTGGCTCAGCGCTGAAAGATGATAAGGAAGACGGACCAGCATGACGGCCTCAATAAAGGCAGGTGCTGCCACAAAGTAGCCAAGGCGACCACCGGCAAAGTCAAAAGCCTTACTCATGGTGCGAGAAACCACCAGCTTAGAAGGATACTTTGCAATCAAAGTGGTAGCCGAAGGTGAGGGAGAAAACTCCGCATAGGCCTCATCCACAATGACGATTCCCGGCGCGACCTGCACCAGGCGCTCAATATCAGCCAAGGAAGTGACATCACCGGTGGGGTTATTTGGGGTGGTCACGAAGATGATATCGGGCTGGTGCTTTTCAATCGCAGCAAAAGCTGCATCAAAATCAATGCGGAAATCTGCGCCGCGGGCGACTGCAATAAATTCCGTTTGGGTGCCCTGCGCCAAAATGGGGTGCATGGAGTAACTGGGCTGAAATCCTAGTGCTGAGCGTCCCGGTCCACCAAAGGCCTGGAGTAATTGCTGCAAAATTTCATTGGAGCCATTGGCTGCCCACAGGTTGTCCTTGGTGACAGCGACTCCTGTTTGTTTGGTGATATACGCAGCCAAGGATTCGCGCAGCTCTACCGCATCACGTTCTGGATAACGGTTAAGTTCAGTGGCAATCTTATCCACCGTGGCAACAAGGTCTTGGACCAATGCCGCCGATGGTGGATAAGGGTTTTCGTTGGTGTTAAGTCGGACATCAACGTTGAGCTGTGGTGCGCCATAGGCGGTTTCACCACGGAGTTCCTCACGCAAAGGCAATTGAGCCAGCGTGGTATCAGCAGCGAGTGTTTGTTCAGTCATGATTTAGGCCTCATCAGTGGTGGGAAGAGTTTCAAAGCGAGCACGAATTGCCTCACCGTGGGCAGGCAAATCTTCTGCATTGGCAAAGTTAATCACCACATCAGAAACTTCCTTCAAGGCTGCTTCATCATATTCAATGAGGTTTACCGGGCGTAGGAAGGTGTGGGTGGAAAGACCTGCAGAAAAACGCGAGGTGCCCGAGGTTGGCAGCACGTGGTTAGAGCCTGCGGTGTAATCACCGAGTGGGACTGGGGAAAAATCGCCAACAAAGATAGCGCCAGCATTGGTGATCTTTTCCGCAACTGCACGCGCATTTTCGGTGTGCACCTCAAGGTGCTCGGCGCCGTACTGATCGGCAACCTGGATGCCTACGGTGATGTCGTCGACAAGCACAATTCCGCTTTGTTTCCCTTCCAGTGCTTGAGCTACACGATCCGCGTTGCGGGTAATGGAATAGCGGGCCGCAATTTCGCGATTGACAGCTGCTGCCAGCCCTTCAGAATCGGTAATCAAAACCGAGGCGGCCATAACATCGTGTTCGGCCTGGCTGATCAGGTCATATGCCACATTGACCGGGTTGGCGGTGCCATCTGCCAAAATTGCGATCTCTGTGGGGCCTGCTTCTGCATCGGTTCCCACTACACCGCGGACCAAACGCTTTGCCGCGGTGACAAAGATGTTTCCCGGGCCGGTGATCATATCAACTGGATCCAGCCCTTCAGCCTCATCGCCATAAGCCAATAGTGCGACCGCTTGGCCACCGCCCACTGCCCACACTTCGGTCACACCCAAAATAGAGCAGGCTGCCAAAATGGTGGGGTGTGGCCAACCGCCGTGCTCAGCCTGTGGTGGAGATGCCACAACCAGGCTAGATACCCCAGCTTCTTGGGCTGGAACGGTGTTCATAATGACGCTGGATGGGTAAACGGCATTACCACCTGGAACATATAGTCCCACGCGGTCGATGGGTAGGAATTTCTCAGTGACGGTGCCACCAGGTGCCAGCTCGGTGGTGTGTGACTGTGGCTTTTGCTCAGCGTGGACTTTGCGTACCCGCTTAATGGATTCCTCGATGGAGGCGCGTACCAAGGGATCTAGAGCAGCTTCAGCACCAGCCAGAACCTCTGCAGGAACCCGCACCGAAGCGGGGCGAATATGATCAAATTTCTCGCCATATTCCAAGGCAGCATGGGCGCCGCGTTCTTTTACGTCATCCACCACAGGCTGCACGATGGGAAGTACGGACACTACGTCCGTGCCTCCGCGTGGCAGTGCGCGTCGGATATCGCTCTTGGATGGTGTTTGACCGCGCAGGTCAGTGACATTCAACATGGCGAGGTTTTCTCCCTGAAGGTTGGGGCGAGAGTATTGGACTACTGCACGGGTGTGACTTGTTCAGTTTCACACCACATAGTTTTCTATTGTATTCCCCACTAATCCATTTTCTGATTCGGGTACATTCCGGGGCATGTGGTTTAGGCTGGAAACTTAAAAGACCTCACTATTCTAAGTTGAATGAAAAGCTCTACTCGGGCATATTTAAGTCCTTTCCGAGGACAAAAAGAAAGGCCGCTTTCCCCACTGTGACTGATAGCAATTCCAGCACTTTTGATGCCTCCTTCCCCACTCCAGTTGATCTGGATCGGGTGAGGAATATTTTCCACACTTTGCCTTATCACTTCATTGATGATGATGACCGTGTGTTGGTTCCCCAATCCCAGCATTTCAGCACGGTCTATTTCAGCGATGAGGCTAGCTTGTGTCTTAGCGTCCTTTCCCAAATTCGTATGCCTTTGGAAATGTTCACTATTAATGAGGTAGCGCGTGCCATCACTTTGTGGAATGCCGAATATCTCGGGGCCACTGCACTGCTGCATATGACTGATGAAGGCAGCATTGAGGTACGCTTTCGCTGCAGTATCAGCGTCGAAGAAGGACTCGGTGTCCAGCAATTAGAAAAGTTCCTCACCAGCGCTTTGGGAGCCACCGAGATGGCGGTGAACTTTATGATCGAGCGCTTTGGGGATCTGCTCATTAATGGAAAAGGCGCCGATGAGCTCCGCGAAGTCCAGGATGTGATCCTTAGTTCCCAAGAAATTCCAGGTCTTTTAGTTCCCATGGATATTAACGCTGAAGCGGAAGAATATGAAGACTTCCAGGAGGATGATGACGTGGAATCTGAACACCAAATACAGGCCGTCACCCTCAAGCGTGTTAATGACCTCCTCGTTGAAAAAGGAATCTCATTCACCACGGGAGATAAGGAATTCCTGGGTGCATGGATCAATGAGGTCTTCATTGGTTTTGTGGTGGACAATGGCCCCACCTTGGTGATCAAAGGAGATTGGGATCCCAATCTTGATCCCGCCCGCGATTTCATGAAAGTGTTCATGACCTGCAATCAGCACAATGAACGCGCCTTGTTAACCAAGGCATTTTGCCATGAAAACAGCGATGGCCTGCAGGTAAGAGTGGAGTTTTCCATTGTGGTTGGTGAAGGCTTGAGCACCATACAGCTACGCCGCAATATTGACCTAGCAATTCACCACATCTTGATGGCAATTGACACTTTAAGTAGGGAAATCACCGGGGAAACTGCGGTTAATTGGCCTCTTGAAGATTAAGACCTAACCTCAGCTGTAGCTACATCTGCAGATTCCTCTGGTTGCGCTGCATAGATAGATTCAGCGTCAGTGGTTTCAGCCAGCTCTTCCTCAGGAGTGACAAAGGTAGCGCACCAGTACATACACACCGACAAAAATGGCGCGGCTACCAATGCCACACCCGGTTGCATGGTGGGTGCAACTTGGAAAGATTGGCCAATGGCATTGGCATAATCAGCGGGCACCCCATGCAACAAGGTGGAGGCATAAGTTCCAAAAACCAGGAACACCACTGCCCCAGCTGCAGCAAGCATTCCCAACCACGCCATCATGGATAGACCTCGGGTTTGTGGGGACTTGAGGAAGATTATGAGGGCAATCGCTGCAGCAATAGCTCCGGTGGCAATGCTAAACCAGGCATAGCCAATAAATTCCACATTTTCAGCAACGGCGATGGATGCAGTTTCAGCGTCTTCTACAAAGGCAGTATAGGTGGGACGAGTTAAACCCCAGATCACTCCACCAAGGGCAAAGAGCACCAGGGTTAATGCCAGCGCCCCGGCAAATGCACCTACGGCTTTGTTGATTTTCATCCGTGATTTCTTCGGTGCAGATTCCTGTGCAATCTCTGCAGCGGAATATCCTTCATAAGGGCTTGCGTTAACGGATACGCCAGAGGTGGTCATGACAATTGAGAATACCCCCGTACATATTGTCCTTTCCAAAACCCCGCCGCGCTGCACTGGAATTTGGGTATAAAAAATCCCTGCTAAAAAACGAAAGTTTTCAGCAGGGAAGGAATTTCAAGCGATGATTAATCGCAGAACTTCCACTGGCCACCTTCGCGGAGGAAGCGCTGGGTACCAGAGTCAGTCTGACCACCGGCAGTAGCAACAACCCAAGCAGATGCAGTATCGCCGCTGACAACAACGTCAGAAATGGAATCCACAGTGCCGGTGCCGTCGCCACTGAGTGGGACATCAGGGACGGTATTTAGATCAATTGCGCCAGTTCCGCCACTTTCCTCCAGCACTCGGCCACAGGTGTTGTTGAGCATATATGCCAGAGAGCTACGCAAGGTGGTGGGCTCAGAAGCGCCACGAATCAAGGTTTCCAAAGCAGCGGCGTCCTCAGGGGATGCAGCCTGGCCATCTTCTACCGGTGCTAGTTCAGCAAAGGTAATTGGGTTCTCAGAAAGCTCCTGGGAAAGCTCTTGAATTTGGGACTGCTGTGCAGCAGGATCGGCAGGATTAGCTGGTTCTGCAGCTGCGGTGCTGGCTGGGGTGCTGGCTGCTGCGGAAGAGCTTGCAGAAGCACTTGCTGATGCTGATGCGGATGCGGATGCTGAAGCAGTGGTCGACTTGGTGGTGGCCGATGAGGATGCTGCCTCGGTGCTTGCATCGTCACTGCCGCAGGCCGCTAGGAATAGCGGTGCAGCCATGAAAGCAGCGAATGCGACCTTCTTGGAGGAAGTACGAATGGACAAATTTCTTCTCCTGATTTTCATCGACGGACCCAAAACCTTGAGGATTCCGGGGCTTTCACGCAAATTACCCTAGCAAATCCATCTGCTTAAGTACTGAAGACAGGGCTGTCATTATGCTGGGAATCGTGCAGTTAAATAAAGAATCCATCATTGACGCCGCAGTGTTACTTCTCAACTCATATGGCCTGTCAGATATGACCATGCGCCGAGTGGCGAAACAGCTCGAAGTTGCCCCCGGTGCGCTCTATTGGCATTTTAAAAACAAACAGGAGCTTATCGACGCCACCGCGCGCCGGGTACTCGCCCCCCTCCTGGAGCCCGACGTGCAGGGGCGCGTCGAAAAGCAAAGTGCGCAGGATACCTGCGCACAGTTAAGAGCCTTGATGGTTAGTTATCGGGACGGCGCGGAGGTGGTTAGTGCTGCGTTAAGTAGCCCGACATTGCGCAGTGATTTAGAGAGCATTATTGCGCGCTCTTTGGACACCCCCGACGAAGTGGGAGCCTTTACCCTTTTACACTTTGTGGTGGGTGCAGTTTTGGCCGAACAAACCCAGCTTCAGCTGCAAGAACTTACCGGCGAAGAAGGCACTCCGGTGGATTTTGAACAACGCTTTTCCACTGGGGTACAAATCATCATTGTGGGTCTCGAGTCCATTCGCCATATAAGATAGCGTTCCATGACAACAACGAGCGATCACAAGTATTCCGTGTGGCCTGGCGACGCCTATCCTTTGGGCTCTACCTATGACGGCGCCGGTACAAATTTTGCGATCTTCTCCGATATCGCTGACCGTGTTGAGCTGTGTCTTCTTGATGAAAACAATAATGAAATTCGCATCAATCTAGAAGAACGCGACGCCCATATTTGGCACTGCTATTTGCCTGGTGTGCAACCAGGCCAGCGCTATGGCTACCGAGTCCATGGACCCTGGAATCCAGATCAGGGCCAGCGCTGCGATCCTAATAAGCTGCTGGTGGATCCCTACGCTCGCGCTTTTGATGGCGCATTTGATGGACACCCATCACTGTTTTCCTATGACATCACCAATCCTGAAGACCCCAATGGTCGCAATACTGAGGACAGTATTGACCACACCATGAAGTCTGTGGTGGTTAATCCTTTCTTCGACTGGGGCAATGACCGCTCCCCTCGCAAGCCTTATCATGAGACCGTCATTTATGAGGCTCATGTCAAGGGCATGACCATGACACACCCCGATGTTCCGGAAGAACTCCGCGGTACCTACGCAGGCCTTTCCCACCCTGCCATCATTGATTATTTAGTGGATTTGGGTGTCACTGCCATTGAACTCATGCCAGTGCACCAGTTCCTCCAGGATGATCGCCTGCGTGAACTTGGGTTGCGCAACTACTGGGGTTATAACTCCTTTGGATTTTTTGCACCTTATAACGATTACGCCGCCAATAAAGCTCCCGGTGGCGCAGTAGCAGAGTTCAAGGGCTTAGTGCGATCCTTCCACGAAGCGGGCATCGAAGTTATTTTGGACGTGGTTTATAACCACACCGCTGAAGGCAACCATATGGGCCCCACCATCGCATTTCGCGGTATTGACAATGAGGCCTACTACCGCCTGGTTGAGGGCGATAAGCGCCACTACATGGACTACACCGGCACCGGTAACTCCCTCAATGTGCGCGATCCTCACTCCCTGCAATTGATTATGGATTCCCTGCGTTATTGGGTTACCGAAATGCACGTGGACGGCTTCCGTTTCGACTTGGCATCTACCCTCGCCCGTGAGCTCCATGACGTTGACCGCCTTGCTACCTTCTTCGACCTCGTCCAGCAGGACCCAGTAGTTTCCCAGGTCAAGCTCATTGCCGAGCCATGGGATGTGGGTGAAGGCGGCTACCAGGTTGGCAACTTCCCACCACTGTGGACCGAATGGAATGGTAAATACCGCGATACAGTGCGTGATTTCTGGCGCGGTGAGCCCGCTACCTTGGGCGAATTTGCTTCCAGATTGACCGGTTCTTCTGACCTTTATGCCAATAATGGTCGCCGTCCAACTGCCTCTATTAACTTTGTCACGGCCCATGATGGTTTTACCCTCAATGACCTGGTCAGTTATAACGAGAAGCACAATGATGCCAATGGTGAAGATGGTCGCGATGGCGAATCCCACAACCGTTCTTGGAACTGTGGTGTGGAGGGCCCAACCGACGATCCTGAGATCAGGCAGCTGCGCGCCCAACAGCGTCGCAACTTCCTCACCACTCTCCTGCTTTCCCAGGGCACGCCAATGTTGGCGCATGGTGACGAGATGGCACGTACCCAGCAAGGCAACAACAACGTCTACTGCCAGGACAATGAACTGGCGTGGATGAACTGGGAACAGGTGGAAGAAAACGCTGACCTTATCAGCTTCACTCGCCGTTTGCTGCGCATCCGCTCCAACCACCCTGTATTCCGCCGTCGTCGCTTCTTGGCTGGTGGCCCTTTGGGTAGCGATGTACGCGATCGTGACATTGCATGGTTGGTCCCCAACGGCACTTTGATGACCCAAGATGACTGGGACTTTGCTTTTGGTAAGTCCCTACAGGTCTTCTTCAATGGCGATGCCATTGAAGAGCCCGATGAGCGTGGCCAGAAGATTCGTGATGAATCCTTCATCCTCATGTTCAATGCGCACTTTGAACCCATCGAGTTCACCCTGCCTCCTGAGCACTTTGGTATGAAGTGGAAGCTGCTGGTTGATACCACCGAAGCAATTGGCTACCCGCTGGAAGAACTCACCATCGAAGCCGGTGGCACCTTGACCGTGCCAGCACGTTCGACCATGTTGCTGCGTCAGGTTGAAGCTCCTGATTACACCAAGCTTGATGCCAAAATTGCTTTGGAAAAGGAAGAAGCAGCTTTGGCAGCTGAGCGCGAAGCAGCCGATGCTGCTGCAGCTTTGCGTCAAGCCGCACAAGATGCGGAAACTGTGGAAGAGGAAGCGGCTCAGCAGCATTCTCAACCTCCAGCGGAGGAAGACGCTGCTGAAGGTACTGAGGCTCCTGATTCTGAGGATGAGAATGCAGTAGCAGAAATACCTGCGGAGACTGCAGAAGCTCCAGCTGAAGCGACGGAGACAGAGGCAGAGGCAGACGCTGAAACCGAAGTTCCTGCAGAAGAAGAAGCAGCAAGCGCCGAAAAGGAAGCTGCTGAACGCGCCGAGGCGCAAGAATTTAAGCGCCTGCGCAATGATGCTGCAGTAGCCGATGATTACGATTCTCCGCGTAAAGAGAAGTAAGCATTGGCCAGTTTAGGTATGTTCTAAAACCGCGAAGGGACGCTCAGGAAGAAATCCTGAACGTCCCTTTTGGTTTTCTAAAGCTAGAGTTTTTCGTCGAAAAGCACGCTTTTTCTGCCCCTGCAAAGGGGCTTAAGCCGTGCGGTAAGCCTCAACTTCTGAAACGTTGTTAACCGCCCAGGAATACATCGCACGGCAGGGCTCGATAACTGATTCTCCAAGCTCAGTGAGCTGATAATCCACCCGAGGTGGCACCACTGGATGGGAGGTTCGAGTTACCAAACCGTCTTCCATCAGCACACCAAGGCGCTGGGTGAGCATCTTGGCAGTGATGCCCTCGACCTGCTCTTTGATCTCGCCATTGCGTAGCGGGCCGTCTGCGATGCTCAGCAAAATCAACACGGCCCATTTATCACTAATGGTGTCCAGCAGATCGCGGCTCGGACAGTTTTTCATAAAGGGATTGCCGGAGGTAGCTATGTGATTTTTCCTTTTGGCGCTCCGAATATCGGTAACAGTTGCGCCCTGGATGTGCTCCTCTTGTACAAAACCGAGGGCGGTCTCGCGAGAATTCTGTCCAGCTTGGGGGTTCATCTAAGCTCACTATCCTTTGATTCATTGGCCACAGGTGTGGCGCGGAATTTTAGGTTCCTGATACTTAAAGCTTCGTTCAAACGGCACCCAGCGTTACATGCAGTTAAATTTCAGGTAACTAAAAGACGCTTTTCGACGCGCCCCTCCCGCACGTCTAGAGCCCTTATTCAAACACGGCGACCGTCACTGTGTCCGGGTCACCTAGTAGGGTGGTTTTCATTAACGCAGACCGAAAGGACCTCACCTGTGATCGTGGCACATGGCGCATCTGTCACTTTGGATGATTCCACTCTTTTACTTTCTTATTCCCCACTTCTGACCGCTTTGTCTTCGAATGGCAACCAAGAAGAAATTATCTCCTTGGATGCCATCACTGGTGTAACCCTGCACAACCCCACTGCTTTGACCTGTGGTTTTCTCACCCTGGAAGGGGCGGACACCTCCATTACCTTTGCACCCAATCAGCAGTCTGAAATGGCAGAGCTGGCTGCCGAGATCAAGCGAGTCCTTGCTGGTGAAGCTCCCTCGCTTGATGGTGAATCCACTACCAAAACTCCCATCCCGGGCCTTGATTTTGTGGGCTTTGATGTGGAAACAGCCAATGATGACTGGGGTTCAATCTGCCAAATTGGTTTAGTGCGTTACAAAGACGGCATCGAAGAAGAAGCTGTGTCTTG encodes the following:
- a CDS encoding histidinol-phosphate transaminase — protein: MTEQTLAADTTLAQLPLREELRGETAYGAPQLNVDVRLNTNENPYPPSAALVQDLVATVDKIATELNRYPERDAVELRESLAAYITKQTGVAVTKDNLWAANGSNEILQQLLQAFGGPGRSALGFQPSYSMHPILAQGTQTEFIAVARGADFRIDFDAAFAAIEKHQPDIIFVTTPNNPTGDVTSLADIERLVQVAPGIVIVDEAYAEFSPSPSATTLIAKYPSKLVVSRTMSKAFDFAGGRLGYFVAAPAFIEAVMLVRLPYHLSALSQAAAIVALRHSADTLATVEKLSQERDRVVAALLEIGFEVVPSESNFVFFGRFADQHVAWQEFLDQGVLIRDVGVAGHLRTTIGLPEENDAFLAAAQTVFDKNL
- a CDS encoding MFS transporter, which produces MWQSPGFVAVMVAVAAAFGSWSLLLPVVPLAVLSADGSSALAGATTGIFMAATVVTQIFTPAALRRIGYTPVMTFAAFMLGVPAIGYIFSMEPAPVLLVSALRGIGFGALTVAESALIAELVPARFLGKASGMLGVYIGLSQMLFLPTGLALGAKFGYDLVYLIGAGIALIAALMCLRIPRIKAAAKAAPQPLEGAAAEPQAEVPTWKLVLIPALAVTSLSMTFGAVSSFLPAAVIELDPALGAALAGIILSLTGGSAMVFRYLSGVISDRRGIPGTTMIPAQISGFIGVVLIAATIYQGWSVWLLVLGAIMFGGGFGMVQNEALLSMFFRLPRSRVSEASAMWNISYDAGTGLGSFILGIVVAALAYSGAFAAGAAVIAFGIVLTVADRIVGKYRITEFNNTRARLRQVPVARKAVQSFRQVGKRKPELFDEKPQH
- the hisB gene encoding imidazoleglycerol-phosphate dehydratase HisB is translated as MTPRIGRASRTTSESDISVEINLDGSGKVDIDTGLPFFDHMLTAFGVHGSFDLKVHAKGDIEIDAHHTVEDTAIVLGQALLDAIGDKKGIRRFASCQLPMDEALVESVVDISGRPYFVITGEPDHMITSVIGGHYATVINEHFFETLALNSRITLHVICHYGRDPHHITEAEYKAVARALRGAVEMDPRQTGIPSTKGAL
- the hisH gene encoding imidazole glycerol phosphate synthase subunit HisH, giving the protein MTKTVALLDYGSGNLRSAQRALERAGAEVIVTSDPDIATNADGLLVPGVGAFDACMKGLNAVYGHRIIGQRLAGGRPVMGICVGMQILFEEGEEHGIKAAGCGEWPGKVEKLQTKILPHMGWNTVEVPTGSDMFAGLSADERFYFVHSYGVRKWTLETDDLTTPPKVTWSQHEDDRFVAAVENGALWATQFHPEKSGDAGAQLLRNWISYI
- the priA gene encoding bifunctional 1-(5-phosphoribosyl)-5-((5-phosphoribosylamino)methylideneamino)imidazole-4-carboxamide isomerase/phosphoribosylanthranilate isomerase PriA: MTFNILPAVDVVNGQAVRLDQGEAGTEKNYGTPLESALKWQEQGAQWLHFVDLDAAFNRGSNHEMMAEIVGKLDIDVELTGGIRDDASLERALATGARRVNIGTAALEKPEWIADVIARYGDKIAVDIAVRLEEGEWRTRGNGWVSDGGDLWEVLERLDSQGCARFVVTDVSKDGTLSGPNVELLRDVAAATDAPIVASGGISKLEDVLELAKYQDEGIDSVIIGKALYEHKFTLAEALAAVEKLG